From the Debaryomyces hansenii CBS767 chromosome F complete sequence genome, the window AcagaataatatattaaactACAGTATATCAGTATATAAAATGTCTTTTTACGATTTAAGTCCTCTTGATACAAACGACAAGCCATTCccatttgaagaattaaaggGTAAAGTTGTGTTGGTGGTCAATGTTGCATCTAAGTGTGGTTTCACACCACAATACaaggaattagaagaaCTCAACAAAAAATATCAGGATAAAGGATTACAGATTATTGGTTTCCCATGTAACCAATTCGGAGGACAAGAACCGGGCAGTTCTGAAGAAATTGCTAGCTTCTGTTCTCTCAACTACGGAGTGTCATTCCCAGTGTTGAAGAAAGTCGATGTCAATGGGGACAAGACTGACCCAGTTTACAAGTATTTGAAGGGGGAAAAGCTGGGATTACTCGGGTTGAACAGAATTAAGTGgaactttgaaaaattcttgattgACAAGAACGGGAAGGTTATTGAACGTTATTCGTCATTGACCAAGCCTGCTTCTCTCCTGTCTACAATCGAGgagttattgaagaaatagagAAATTCATGGTGTTATGAGtgattgatttgaatattaaatcaaGGTCTGGTAATTTTAGTAtgttaatatatttatatgtttTATGTCTATGTCTAAGCAAAACTTATTGTAGGATGTAAGCCTCATGAGAGTTTTGAATGTCAATTAGCTCTTATTGTGCAAATAATATCCGTCGCATGAACCGATTGGTTAGATCGTACATCAATCTGGAGCTGCAACTCAATTATGGATGCATAATAATACACGTCTATCGATTGATTGAATAGCATTAAATATAGTCCATCCTGAATATGTTCAGATACAACTTTTATCCCCTTGTCATACACATTCACATTTACATACAGTAGCACAAATGTCGTACATTGACAAGAGCTCAAATTTGTTGCGTTAACCACGTAGCATTATACCACCTACAATACGTCCAGATTTGCCCAAT encodes:
- a CDS encoding DEHA2F09526p (similar to uniprot|P40581 Saccharomyces cerevisiae YIR037W HYR1 Thiol peroxidase that functions as a hydroperoxide receptor to sense intracellular hydroperoxide levels and transduce a redox signal to the Yap1p transcription factor), whose translation is MSFYDLSPLDTNDKPFPFEELKGKVVLVVNVASKCGFTPQYKELEELNKKYQDKGLQIIGFPCNQFGGQEPGSSEEIASFCSLNYGVSFPVLKKVDVNGDKTDPVYKYLKGEKSGLLGLNRIKWNFEKFLIDKNGKVIERYSSLTKPASLSSTIEELLKK